From the genome of Flavobacterium ovatum, one region includes:
- the nuoL gene encoding NADH-quinone oxidoreductase subunit L, with protein MDTNLALLLLLAPFLGFLFNIFFGKSIGKTASGILGTLTVVLSFAVTLCFFTRINASQEAIQIQLFDWIQISNFKVDFGFLLDQLSVLWLLFVTGIGSLIHLYSISYMHDDENMHKFFAYLNLFIFFMITLVIGSNLLVLFIGWEGVGLCSYLLIGFWHKNQDFNDAAKKAFIMNRIGDLGLLIGIFILGSMFSTLDYNSLQAAISGATNLDVTTLSIAAFCLFIGACGKSAQIPLYTWLPDAMAGPTPVSALIHAATMVTAGIFMITRLNYVFDLAPDVQNIIAIVGAVTSLVAATIALVQTDIKKVLAYSTVSQLGLMFLALGLGAYEVAVFHVITHAFFKACLFLGSGSVIHALHGEQDMRNMGGLKKWMGVTFFTFLISSLAISGIPPFSGFFSKDEILMVAFEHNKVLWFIASLASLLTAFYMFRLLYLTFFNDFRGTEKQKNHLHESPALITFPLIVLAILAAVGGLISLPTNSWLNGYLAPLFSKEAHETHHFGTQEYSLMAIAVVGGLVGIGIAFSKYLKQKQVPESDENITGIAKTLYNKYYVDEAYDFVFVKSINGLSNFFRDQVETGLSSAVLGLGKITNEIGYQGKKVQSGSIGLYVFIFVLGLSAILTFLFLAQ; from the coding sequence ATGGATACAAATTTAGCTTTACTCTTATTATTAGCTCCTTTTTTAGGGTTTTTATTTAATATCTTCTTCGGAAAAAGCATTGGCAAAACAGCTTCTGGAATACTAGGTACATTGACCGTAGTATTATCATTTGCAGTAACATTGTGCTTCTTTACTCGTATTAACGCAAGTCAAGAAGCGATTCAGATCCAATTGTTTGATTGGATTCAGATTAGCAACTTCAAGGTAGATTTTGGTTTTTTATTAGACCAACTTTCTGTTCTTTGGTTGTTGTTTGTAACGGGAATCGGTTCTTTGATACACCTCTACTCTATCAGTTATATGCACGATGATGAGAATATGCACAAGTTTTTTGCGTATTTGAACCTTTTCATCTTCTTCATGATTACGTTGGTAATAGGTAGCAACCTATTGGTATTGTTCATTGGTTGGGAAGGTGTTGGATTGTGTTCTTACCTATTGATTGGATTTTGGCATAAAAATCAAGACTTCAACGATGCAGCTAAGAAAGCTTTTATCATGAACCGTATTGGAGATTTAGGTTTGTTAATCGGGATTTTCATCTTGGGTTCTATGTTCTCAACTTTGGATTACAATAGTTTACAAGCTGCTATTTCAGGAGCGACAAACTTAGACGTAACTACTTTATCTATTGCAGCTTTTTGTTTGTTTATAGGAGCTTGTGGAAAATCAGCACAAATTCCGTTATACACTTGGTTACCGGATGCGATGGCAGGACCAACGCCAGTTTCGGCTTTGATTCACGCTGCAACCATGGTAACAGCAGGTATCTTTATGATTACGCGTTTGAATTATGTATTTGATTTGGCTCCCGATGTTCAAAACATTATCGCCATTGTTGGAGCAGTTACTTCATTGGTAGCGGCAACGATAGCTTTAGTTCAAACAGACATTAAAAAAGTATTGGCTTACTCTACCGTTTCTCAATTAGGTTTAATGTTTTTAGCATTAGGATTGGGAGCTTATGAAGTTGCCGTTTTCCACGTAATCACACACGCTTTCTTCAAAGCTTGTTTGTTCTTGGGTTCTGGTTCTGTGATTCATGCTTTACATGGCGAACAAGACATGCGCAACATGGGTGGATTGAAAAAATGGATGGGAGTTACTTTCTTCACTTTTTTAATCTCATCACTAGCGATTTCAGGAATTCCTCCTTTCTCAGGTTTCTTTTCGAAAGATGAAATTTTGATGGTCGCTTTCGAACACAATAAAGTACTTTGGTTTATTGCTTCTTTAGCTTCGCTATTGACTGCTTTTTATATGTTCCGTTTACTATACCTTACTTTCTTCAATGATTTTAGAGGTACTGAAAAACAAAAAAATCATTTACACGAAAGTCCAGCGCTGATTACGTTTCCTTTAATTGTTTTAGCAATTTTGGCCGCAGTCGGTGGATTGATTAGTTTACCAACAAATAGTTGGTTGAACGGATATCTTGCCCCATTGTTTTCGAAAGAAGCGCACGAAACGCATCACTTTGGAACTCAAGAATATTCTCTAATGGCGATTGCAGTTGTTGGTGGATTGGTTGGAATAGGAATTGCTTTTTCGAAATACTTGAAACAAAAACAAGTTCCAGAATCAGACGAAAATATCACTGGAATTGCGAAGACATTATATAACAAATATTATGTTGATGAAGCCTACGATTTTGTTTTCGTAAAATCAATCAATGGTTTGTCTAACTTTTTCAGAGACCAAGTAGAAACTGGACTATCATCTGCAGTTTTGGGACTTGGAAAAATCACGAACGAAATAGGGTATCAAGGAAAAAAAGTACAAAGCGGAAGTATTGGTTTGTACGTCTTTATTTTTGTTTTGGGACTTAGTGCCATTCTAACCTTTTTATTTTTAGCTCAATAA